A section of the Castanea sativa cultivar Marrone di Chiusa Pesio chromosome 12, ASM4071231v1 genome encodes:
- the LOC142618439 gene encoding uncharacterized protein LOC142618439 isoform X2: protein MTSAIGWYGPLIDLSEASLHVGDFVQLLVFVHRSTPTVQYKLSKGGGGDQVIRTEIQVGDNTRPFFPVSLWHKQMQLSTPGDVILLQNVKIAKFGDFVEARTVQCSSLQRLIHPHGSLLSKGIDDLIANCRVGTTTKEKLRKVVEWLQRSGSTLCNLNLYSDQKKGHFLRNWKVREETKSRDCYSLSEVSRLSNSCEAVFHASVGEIFLPFTQQPLGDSKKEKMFISRRLYKTGDTSLVEDLICTGCQLCGSPLDLEYSCMYGMNQNTCPYLSGTRLQKSCLETLGLKGSTYAIERKSTIGSLFQKMFTRTGIFALESQITPKLLLDFQVLFHQIQR from the exons atgacgTCAGCAATAGGATGGTACGGACCCCTCATCGATCTCTCCGAAGCCTCTCTCCACGTGGGCGATTTCGTTCAGCTCCTCGTTTTCGTTCACCGATCAACTCCTACTGTTCAG TACAAGTTATCAAAAGGCGGAGGAGGAGATCAGGTAATAAGGACAGAAATTCAAGTGGGTGACAACACACGACCATTTTTTCCTGTCTCCCTATGGCACAAGCAAATGCAATTATCTACACCTGGTGATGTCATTTTGTTACAAA ATGTAAAGATTGCAAAATTTGGAGATTTTGTTGAGGCCAGAACTGTCCAATGCTCATCGTTGCAACGTTTAATCCACCCTCATGGATCACTTTTGTCAAAGG GCATTGATGATTTAATAGCAAATTGCCGAGTTGGGACAACAACAAAGGAAAAGCTTAGGAAAGTAGTAGAATGGTTACAGCGGTCTGGATCCACTCTTTGCAATCTTAACTTGTACAGTGATCAA AAAAAGGGGCATTTTTTAAGAAACTGGAAAGTGCGGGAAGAGACGAAATCTAGGGACTGTTATTCCCTTTCTGAAGTATCTCGTCTATCCAACTCCTGCGAGGCAGTTTTCCATGCATCGGTTGGTGAAATTTTTCTGCCATTTACTCAGCAACCTCTGGGTGATTCCAAGAAGGAAAAGATGTTTATCAGCAGGAGATTATATAAAACAGGAGATACTAGTTTAGTAGAGGATCTCATTTGCACAGGCTGCCAGCTTTGTGGTTCCCCTTTGGATTTGGAGTACAG TTGTATGTATGGGATGAATCAGAATACTTGCCCTTACTTGTCAGGAACAAGGCTGCAGAAATCTTGTTTGGAAACATTAGGGCTGAAAGGGTCTACTTATGCTATAGAGAGGAAAAGCACGATTGGCAGCCTGTTCCAAAAGATGTTCACAAGGACAGGCATTTTTGCACTAGAGTCTCAAATCACCCCAAAGCTGCTGCTGGATTTCCAGGTTCTTTTTCATCAGATCCAGAGATGA
- the LOC142618439 gene encoding uncharacterized protein LOC142618439 isoform X3, whose product MTSAIGWYGPLIDLSEASLHVGDFVQLLVFVHRSTPTVQYKLSKGGGGDQVIRTEIQVGDNTRPFFPVSLWHKQMQLSTPGDVILLQNVKIAKFGDFVEARTVQCSSLQRLIHPHGSLLSKGIDDLIANCRVGTTTKEKLRKVVEWLQRSGSTLCNLNLYSDQKKGHFLRNWKVREETKSRDCYSLSEVSRLSNSCEAVFHASVGEIFLPFTQQPLGDSKKEKMFISRRLYKTGDTSLVEDLICTGCQLCGSPLDLEYSKSMFEQNSIPLYCSESSNRLHEVSLIYRPLMST is encoded by the exons atgacgTCAGCAATAGGATGGTACGGACCCCTCATCGATCTCTCCGAAGCCTCTCTCCACGTGGGCGATTTCGTTCAGCTCCTCGTTTTCGTTCACCGATCAACTCCTACTGTTCAG TACAAGTTATCAAAAGGCGGAGGAGGAGATCAGGTAATAAGGACAGAAATTCAAGTGGGTGACAACACACGACCATTTTTTCCTGTCTCCCTATGGCACAAGCAAATGCAATTATCTACACCTGGTGATGTCATTTTGTTACAAA ATGTAAAGATTGCAAAATTTGGAGATTTTGTTGAGGCCAGAACTGTCCAATGCTCATCGTTGCAACGTTTAATCCACCCTCATGGATCACTTTTGTCAAAGG GCATTGATGATTTAATAGCAAATTGCCGAGTTGGGACAACAACAAAGGAAAAGCTTAGGAAAGTAGTAGAATGGTTACAGCGGTCTGGATCCACTCTTTGCAATCTTAACTTGTACAGTGATCAA AAAAAGGGGCATTTTTTAAGAAACTGGAAAGTGCGGGAAGAGACGAAATCTAGGGACTGTTATTCCCTTTCTGAAGTATCTCGTCTATCCAACTCCTGCGAGGCAGTTTTCCATGCATCGGTTGGTGAAATTTTTCTGCCATTTACTCAGCAACCTCTGGGTGATTCCAAGAAGGAAAAGATGTTTATCAGCAGGAGATTATATAAAACAGGAGATACTAGTTTAGTAGAGGATCTCATTTGCACAGGCTGCCAGCTTTGTGGTTCCCCTTTGGATTTGGAGTACAG CAAGTCCATGTTTGAACAAAATTCAATTCCACTATATTGCTCAGAAAGTTCAAACCGCCTTCATGAAGTGAGCTTGATATATAGGCCCCTTATG AGTACTTGA
- the LOC142619680 gene encoding uncharacterized protein LOC142619680: MSGQEKHLEDCSVSNALGTWVFSVAGALLAIPVGIKRKSLAPLVFFGTTGTMLDIIMGITACEREHAERQMQLLEAQNFAADASLAETGVDS; encoded by the exons ATGTCAGGCCAAGAGAAGCATCTTGAGGACTGCTCAGTCTCCAA CGCGTTGGGCACATGGGTATTTTCAGTAGCAGGGGCTTTGCTAGCAATTCCAGTGGGTATAAAACGGAAATCTCTAGCACCCCTTGTGTTCTTTGGCACAACTGGTACGATGCTTGATATTATCATGGGAATCACTGCCTGCGAAAGAGAACATGCGGAACGCCAGATGCAGCTGTTAGAAGCTCAAAATTTTGCAGCTGATGCTTCTCTTGCTGAGACTGGAGTAGATTCTTGA
- the LOC142619315 gene encoding DIS3-like exonuclease 2, with protein sequence MRPGLVQQSVVEPNCDGDKEKKKKRRSNRRSKQSTPPPPTSVNGLHGEAPECLGDVRTCNHVTASLSSSSTKQHVLDMRPPMDHGWDMHPPNEHALDLCPSIEHELTRASDVGFSSMPTMHICEKANPMEEQNIPNQHVSDFGHRVMSQSCPEPVFYRGSPGTSKNNYMFPSPHIEGSQKKYFDPHWSMEAVNEALKKGDAFKVLFRVNAHNRLEAYCKIDGVPTDVLISGIAAQNRAVEGDIVVLKVDPSSLWTRMKGSTGMSNNPAPVEDCNILLEDGEIASDSSKGKSKVDVDYECARYRSCPYPEKGSCYGEGTFVGETVHLEPTGPASCNLVHPAASDSSHVGSFNGQSEVVKAVSRICSLISTFPSKRPTGRIVSIIERSPRRDAIVGHLNVKNWLSYREFCRKERKNKSSLTLSDSEYIHLTPTDPKLPKMIVFVKGLPDCIKKRLEKGDSTVEMELVAARIDEWDEESSVPLAHVLHIFGRGSEVEAQINAILFENAIRSSEFSPELLSSVPNIPWEVPPEEVQSRRDLRNLCIFTIDPSIAIELDDALSIEKLSNGNFRVGVHIADVSYFILPGTAIDIEAQVRSTSVYLSQCKLPMLPPMFSENLCSLNPGVDRLAFSIFVDINYVGDVVDRWIGRSVIQSCCKLSYKQAQDIIDGISNVDSSNITENGNPQLYGHFKWPDVVRSVISLHEISKILKEKRFSDGALRLESSKVVYLFDDHGIPYDSMLCGQKESNFLVEEFMLLANRTAAEIISRAFPDSALLRRHPEPNTRKLREFEAFCCKHGLELDTSSSGQFNQSLEQIREKLKDDTVLFDILISYASRPMQVATYFCSGDQKDCENDWGHYALAVPHYTHFTSPLRRYPDIIVHRTLAAAIEAEELYLKYRGSLPKVSRGEKVARRCFTCIHFDRDAAESLEGKKALSAAAVMHGVPCSESLADVAAYCNERKQASGHVKDACDKLYMWVLLKKKEILFSEARVLGLGPRFMSIYIQKLAIERRIYYDEVEGLTVEWLETTSTLVLSLANKRSSRRGGPGKWRALEDIAFVVSPCDVKIELGVFGGSSSEQVGDTGVAAQASDPICKSVISNTEVDPGVFPLTVHLLSTIPVVLHAVGGDDGPLDIGARLYLSSYLR encoded by the exons atgagGCCTGGCTTAGTTCAACAATCTGTGGTTGAACCAAATTGTGATGGCGataaggagaagaagaagaagcgcCGATCTAATCGCCGATCCAAACAATCCactcctcctcctcctactTCAG TAAATGGACTACATGGGGAAGCACCAGAGTGTTTGGGAGATGTTAGAACATGTAATCATGTAACTGCATCTCTGAGTAGTTCTTCAACAAAGCAGCATGTATTGGACATGCGTCCTCCAATGGATCATGGATGGGACATGCATCCTCCAAATGAGCACGCATTGGACTTGTGTCCTTCAATTGAGCATGAATTAACCCGAGCATCAGACGTTGGTTTCTCTTCTATGCCAACAATGCATATCTGTGAAAAAGCGAACCCCATGGAGGAGCAAAACATACCAAATCAGCATGTATCTGATTTTGGTCACAGAGTCATGTCACAATCTTGTCCTGAACCAGTTTTTTACAGAGGATCACCTGGGACATCTAAAAACAACTACATGTTTCCTTCCCCTCATATTGAGGGTTCtcagaaaaaatattttgatccACACTGGTCCATGGAGGCTGTCAATGAGGCATTAAAG AAAGGTGATGCGTTTAAAGTTTTGTTTCGTGTCAATGCTCACAATAGACTTGAg GCTTATTGCAAAATTGATGGGGTACCAACGGATGTTCTCATTAGTGGAATTGCTGCCCAAAATAGAGCT GTGGAAGGAGACATTGTAGTGCTCAAGGTTGATCCTTCGTCATTATGGACCAGGATGAAAGGGTCAACCGGGATGTCTAACAATCCTGCACCAGTGGAAGATTGTAACATTCTCCTGGAAGATGGTGAAATTGCTAGTGATAGCTCTAAAGGTAAAAGTAAGGTAGATGTGGATTACGAGTGTGCCCGTTATAGAAGTTGCCCCTACCCTGAGAAGGGGTCTTGTTATGGGGAAGGTACTTTTGTGGGTGAAACTGTTCATTTAGAACCGACTGGACCTGCTAGTTGTAATCTTGTTCACCCTGCTGCTTCAGATTCTTCGCATGTAGGTTCTTTTAATGGGCAGAGTGAAGTTGTAAAAGCAGTGAGCAGGATTTGTTCTTTGATTAGCACATTCCCTTCAAAACGACCAACTGGCAGAATTGTTTCCATAATTGAGAGGTCTCCTCGACGAGATGCTATTGTTGGCCATCTTAATGTTAAGAACTGGTTATCTTACCGTGAATTCTGcagaaaggagagaaagaacAAAAGTTCATTGACATTGTCTGACAGTGAGTACATCCACCTGACACCAACTGACCCCAAACTTCCCAAAATGATAGTCTTTGTGAAGGGCTTGCCAGATTGCATCAAGAAAAGATTGGAGAAGGGTGATTCAACAGTTGAAATGGAGCTGGTAGCTGCACGAATTGATGAATGGGATGAAGAAAGTTCTGTTCCGCTAGCCCATGTCTTGCATATTTTTGGACGGGGCAGTGAAGTAGAGGCACAGATCAAtgcaattttatttgaaaatgcAATCCGATCATCTGAATTTTCTCCTGAATTACTATCTAGCGTTCCAAATATTCCTTGGGAGGTGCCACCTGAGGAAGTTCAAAGTAGAAGAGATCTTCGAAATTTGTGCATATTTACTATTGACCCTTCCATTGCTATTGAACTGGATGATGCTCTCTCTATTGAAAAATTGTCCAATGGCAATTTCAGAGTAGGAGTCCACATTGCGGATgtgtcatattttattttacctgGCACAGCCATAGACATAGAAGCACAGGTTCGATCAACAAGTGTCTATCTGTCACAATGCAAATTACCAATGTTGCCCCCAATGTTTTCAGAGAATCTATGTTCTCTTAACCCTGGAGTAGATAGACTTGCATTTTCTATTTTCGTGGACATCAACTATGTTGGGGATGTTGTTGACCGTTGGATTGGCCGCTCTGTGATACAATCTTGTTGCAAGCTTTCATACAAACAGGCTCAGGACATTATTGATGGAATAAGTAATGTGGATAGTTCTAATATCACTGAAAATGGGAATCCCCAGTTGTATGGCCATTTCAAGTGGCCTGACGTTGTTAGATCTGTTATAAGCCTTCATGAAatctccaaaattttgaagGAGAAGAGATTTAGTGATGGAGCTTTACGTCTGGAGAGCTCCAAAGTTGTTTATCTATTTGATGATCATGGTATACCATATGATAGCATGCTTTGTGGACAGAAGGAGTCAAACTTTTTGGTTGAGGAGTTTATGCTTTTGGCAAATAGGACAGCTGCAGAAATCATATCTAGAGCTTTTCCTGATAGTGCATTACTGCGGAGGCATCCTGAACCAAATACGCGGAAGCTTAGAGAGTTTGAAGCATTTTGTTGCAAACATGGTTTGGAATTGGACACTTCTTCTTCTGGTCAGTTTAATCAGTCACTGGAACAAATCAGGGAAAAGCTCAAGGATGATACTGTGCTGTTTGACATTCTGATCTCCTATGCTTCAAGACCAATGCAAGTGGCTACTTACTTTTGTAGTGGAGATCAGAAAGACTGTGAAAATGATTGGGGTCATTATGCACTGGCTGTTCCTCACTACACTCATTTTACTTCACCACTGCGTCGGTATCCTGATATTATAGTGCACCGGACACTGGCTGCAGCCATAGAGGCTGAGGAGTTGTACTTGAAGTATCGAGGATCATTGCCAAAAGTTAGCAGGGGTGAGAAAGTGGCAAGAAGATGTTTCACTTGTATTCATTTTGATAGAGATGCTGCAGAATCCCTGGAAGGTAAGAAAGCACTGTCAGCTGCAGCAGTAATGCATGGAGTTCCCTGCTCTGAATCACTTGCAGATGTTGCTGCTTATTGCAATGAAAGAAAGCAGGCTAGCGGGCATGTGAAGGATGCCTGTGACAAGCTCTACATGTGGGTCCtgctaaagaaaaaagag ATTTTATTTTCAGAAGCAAGAGTATTGGGTCTTGGGCCAAGATTCATGTCCATTTATATTCAAAAGCTAGCT ATTGAGCGCCGGATATATTATGATGAAGTAGAAGGCTTGACAGTAGAATGGCTCGAGACTACTTCCACATTGGTGCTTAGTTTAGCTAACAAACGCTCTTCTAGGAGAGGTGGCCCTGGTAAATGGAGGGCACTTGAAGACATTGCATTTGTTGTAAGTCCGTGTGATGTGAAAATTGAACTGGGGGTGTTTGGAGGGAGTTCTAGTGAACAGGTAGGTGATACTGGTGTTGCTGCTCAGGCTTCAGATCCCATTTGCAAATCTGTCATTTCAAATACTGAAGTTGATCCTGGAGTTTTCCCCCTCACAGTGCATCTCCTTTCAACCATTCCTGTAGTACTTCATGCAGTAGGTGGGGATGATGGTCCCCTTGATATTGGGGCAAGGCTTTACCTGAGCTCATATCTAAGGTAA
- the LOC142618439 gene encoding uncharacterized protein LOC142618439 isoform X1: protein MTSAIGWYGPLIDLSEASLHVGDFVQLLVFVHRSTPTVQYKLSKGGGGDQVIRTEIQVGDNTRPFFPVSLWHKQMQLSTPGDVILLQNVKIAKFGDFVEARTVQCSSLQRLIHPHGSLLSKGIDDLIANCRVGTTTKEKLRKVVEWLQRSGSTLCNLNLYSDQKKGHFLRNWKVREETKSRDCYSLSEVSRLSNSCEAVFHASVGEIFLPFTQQPLGDSKKEKMFISRRLYKTGDTSLVEDLICTGCQLCGSPLDLEYSKSMFEQNSIPLYCSESSNRLHEVSLIYRPLMLYVWDESEYLPLLVRNKAAEILFGNIRAERVYLCYREEKHDWQPVPKDVHKDRHFCTRVSNHPKAAAGFPGSFSSDPEMSLKGKGKQSCDKKMNLYFIWLFFLKLLLQQGKNSPLKFGVTVNAGLDRDNGRFQMVSMSMPCFRAK, encoded by the exons atgacgTCAGCAATAGGATGGTACGGACCCCTCATCGATCTCTCCGAAGCCTCTCTCCACGTGGGCGATTTCGTTCAGCTCCTCGTTTTCGTTCACCGATCAACTCCTACTGTTCAG TACAAGTTATCAAAAGGCGGAGGAGGAGATCAGGTAATAAGGACAGAAATTCAAGTGGGTGACAACACACGACCATTTTTTCCTGTCTCCCTATGGCACAAGCAAATGCAATTATCTACACCTGGTGATGTCATTTTGTTACAAA ATGTAAAGATTGCAAAATTTGGAGATTTTGTTGAGGCCAGAACTGTCCAATGCTCATCGTTGCAACGTTTAATCCACCCTCATGGATCACTTTTGTCAAAGG GCATTGATGATTTAATAGCAAATTGCCGAGTTGGGACAACAACAAAGGAAAAGCTTAGGAAAGTAGTAGAATGGTTACAGCGGTCTGGATCCACTCTTTGCAATCTTAACTTGTACAGTGATCAA AAAAAGGGGCATTTTTTAAGAAACTGGAAAGTGCGGGAAGAGACGAAATCTAGGGACTGTTATTCCCTTTCTGAAGTATCTCGTCTATCCAACTCCTGCGAGGCAGTTTTCCATGCATCGGTTGGTGAAATTTTTCTGCCATTTACTCAGCAACCTCTGGGTGATTCCAAGAAGGAAAAGATGTTTATCAGCAGGAGATTATATAAAACAGGAGATACTAGTTTAGTAGAGGATCTCATTTGCACAGGCTGCCAGCTTTGTGGTTCCCCTTTGGATTTGGAGTACAG CAAGTCCATGTTTGAACAAAATTCAATTCCACTATATTGCTCAGAAAGTTCAAACCGCCTTCATGAAGTGAGCTTGATATATAGGCCCCTTATG TTGTATGTATGGGATGAATCAGAATACTTGCCCTTACTTGTCAGGAACAAGGCTGCAGAAATCTTGTTTGGAAACATTAGGGCTGAAAGGGTCTACTTATGCTATAGAGAGGAAAAGCACGATTGGCAGCCTGTTCCAAAAGATGTTCACAAGGACAGGCATTTTTGCACTAGAGTCTCAAATCACCCCAAAGCTGCTGCTGGATTTCCAGGTTCTTTTTCATCAGATCCAGAGATGAGTCTCAAAGGGAAGGGAAAACAAAGTTGTGACAAAAAGATGAACCTGTATTTCATTTggttattttttctaaaattgttgCTACAACAAGGAAAGAACAGTCCTTTGAAGTTTGGAGTCACTGTAAATGCCGGCTTAGATAGGGACAATGGGAGGTTTCAAATGGTTTCCATGTCAATGCCATGCTTCAGAGCAAAATGA